The Paenibacillus sophorae genome has a segment encoding these proteins:
- a CDS encoding helix-turn-helix domain-containing protein, translating to MDIGSTIRAIRKRKNITIAQICEQTGLSQGFMSQVETNKTSPSIATLESIALALKVPLAYLLLRKEEKMHIVRSQERRETSSGPEQLKVSHLSRTKNMRMVLVEFPPGASTGEAPHAHEGEETHLVIRGKILAEQGEDTAVLEEGDAFSWNACTPHKVQNIGEDTALVLVAVYTEEQEDWKLM from the coding sequence GTGGATATCGGTTCCACGATCCGCGCCATACGCAAGCGCAAAAATATTACAATCGCTCAAATATGCGAGCAGACCGGGCTGTCGCAAGGATTCATGAGCCAGGTTGAGACGAATAAAACTTCTCCGTCCATCGCGACACTTGAAAGCATTGCCCTGGCGCTCAAAGTGCCGCTGGCCTACCTGCTGCTGCGAAAAGAAGAAAAAATGCACATCGTCCGGAGCCAGGAACGCCGGGAAACTTCCAGCGGACCCGAGCAATTAAAAGTATCCCATTTGAGCAGAACGAAAAATATGCGGATGGTGCTCGTCGAGTTCCCTCCCGGGGCATCCACCGGCGAAGCCCCCCACGCCCACGAAGGCGAGGAGACACACCTGGTTATCCGGGGCAAGATTCTTGCTGAACAAGGGGAAGATACGGCCGTGCTGGAAGAAGGCGACGCATTCAGTTGGAATGCCTGCACTCCCCACAAGGTCCAAAATATAGGTGAAGATACCGCCCTTGTGCTGGTCGCCGTATATACCGAGGAGCAGGAGGACTGGAAGCTGATGTAG
- a CDS encoding DoxX family protein: protein MKNTVTILMRVVLGVLFLAHGVSKLQMGLDNVAGWFDSIGLPGFLAYVVAGIELVGGIMLILGLLTRYVSVVLVIVLLGAVFTAKLSAGLLGNGQSAGYELDLTYILIALYLAVAGSSGLSLDRVLFRKSEQN, encoded by the coding sequence ATGAAAAACACAGTGACGATTTTGATGAGAGTGGTACTCGGCGTTTTATTCCTGGCTCATGGGGTCAGCAAGCTTCAGATGGGACTGGACAACGTTGCTGGTTGGTTCGACAGCATTGGCCTTCCCGGCTTTTTGGCTTATGTTGTGGCGGGAATTGAACTCGTTGGCGGGATCATGCTGATCCTGGGTCTGCTCACACGCTACGTATCGGTCGTGCTGGTTATCGTGCTCCTTGGCGCGGTCTTTACCGCGAAGCTGTCAGCAGGTCTGCTCGGCAATGGACAATCCGCAGGATATGAACTGGATCTGACTTATATCTTGATCGCTTTGTATCTGGCTGTTGCGGGCTCATCAGGCTTGTCGCTGGACCGCGTACTCTTTCGCAAAAGTGAACAAAACTGA